A single window of Arcobacter venerupis DNA harbors:
- the polA gene encoding DNA polymerase I, which produces MKKTITVIDTFGFLFRSYFALPPLRSKEGFPTGLLTGFINFIANIGKDFQTDYIVFALDAKGNTFRNDLYDNYKAQRPDVPEDLLKQLPIAISWIELMGFKTAIRTGFEADDIVASIAHDAKLKGLEVRIVSHDKDLYQLIEDDTIYLFDPTKRVVINEAKCLEKYGVHPSQFTDYQSLLGDSADNIPGVKGIGAKTAEALIQQFGTLENIYANLENIEKKRWKTLLEDSREMAFLSKQLVTLSRDCHIIDDLSNFLLPAENPILKISDILHQYDMAKVLDRINKNGMSFKTEIPKEIEKNDNIEYVLLDDENKLSLAINTIPRDAIVAFDTETTDIDTQKAQIVGFSFAYEKNKAYYVPIAHFYLGAPEQISKDAARQAITQLNRHKLVLQNFKYDYAVIRHNFDIELKLYADTMILSWLLNTNEKVGLDYQVDKYFNHKMISFKDVVKKGENFSNVDVYKACEYAAEDALMTLKLFNKQLEIFKEKEDADLLKLAFDLEFEFIYVLADMENNGIKVDVNLLQELKGTNNKYIQELTANIYKVAGVEFNINSPKQLGVVLFETLGLATSKKTKTGYSTDEAVLSGLVNEHDVIPLLLNYREAYKLQSTYIEPLLELGLKNADNRIHTSFLHTGTATGRLSSKNPNLQNIPVRAGSGSKIREAFIPKDGYKLVGIDYSQIELRLLAHFSGDEALVDAFRNDLDIHYQTAVKIFGQEQAKEKRGIAKSINFGLLYGMGSKKLGDTLGIPSKEAKLYIDSYFEAFKSVKDYLKSIEDFAHVNGFIKTLLNRKRLFDFDSANAMIKAAYLREAVNTLFQGSAADLIKLSMVKIYEKYKNNNNMRMLLQIHDELIFEVKDEFVEEITKDLKEIMENVYKLNIPLKVSVSIGNSWQELK; this is translated from the coding sequence ATGAAAAAAACAATTACAGTAATTGATACATTTGGATTTTTATTTAGAAGTTATTTTGCCCTTCCACCACTTAGATCAAAAGAGGGTTTCCCCACAGGTTTATTAACAGGTTTTATAAATTTTATAGCAAATATTGGAAAAGATTTCCAAACAGATTATATAGTTTTTGCATTAGATGCAAAGGGAAATACTTTTAGAAATGACCTTTATGACAATTATAAAGCTCAAAGACCTGATGTTCCAGAAGATTTATTAAAACAACTTCCAATAGCTATTTCATGGATTGAATTAATGGGATTTAAAACGGCAATTAGAACAGGTTTTGAAGCAGATGATATTGTAGCATCAATTGCACATGATGCAAAACTAAAAGGTTTGGAAGTGAGAATCGTATCTCACGATAAAGATTTATATCAATTAATTGAAGATGATACAATTTATTTATTTGACCCAACAAAAAGAGTTGTTATAAATGAAGCAAAATGTTTAGAAAAATATGGAGTTCATCCATCACAATTTACAGATTATCAATCACTTTTAGGGGATAGTGCTGATAATATTCCAGGAGTAAAAGGAATTGGAGCAAAAACAGCAGAAGCTTTAATTCAACAATTTGGGACTTTAGAAAATATCTATGCAAATTTAGAAAATATTGAGAAAAAAAGATGGAAAACTTTACTTGAAGATAGTCGTGAAATGGCATTTTTATCAAAACAGCTTGTTACTTTATCAAGAGATTGCCATATAATTGATGATTTGAGTAATTTTTTATTACCTGCCGAAAATCCAATATTGAAAATAAGCGATATTTTACATCAATATGATATGGCAAAAGTTCTTGATAGAATAAACAAAAATGGTATGTCTTTTAAAACAGAAATTCCAAAAGAGATTGAAAAAAACGATAATATTGAGTATGTTTTATTAGATGATGAAAATAAATTATCCCTAGCAATAAATACAATTCCACGAGATGCAATAGTTGCCTTTGACACTGAAACCACAGATATTGATACACAAAAAGCTCAAATTGTTGGTTTTTCATTTGCCTATGAAAAGAATAAAGCTTATTATGTTCCAATTGCCCATTTTTATTTAGGAGCACCTGAGCAAATTTCAAAAGATGCAGCACGTCAAGCAATTACTCAATTAAATAGACACAAATTAGTATTACAAAATTTTAAATATGATTATGCAGTTATTAGACACAATTTTGATATTGAGTTGAAACTATACGCAGATACTATGATTTTATCTTGGCTTTTAAATACAAATGAAAAAGTTGGACTTGATTATCAAGTTGATAAATATTTTAATCATAAAATGATTTCTTTTAAAGATGTTGTAAAAAAAGGTGAAAACTTCTCAAATGTTGATGTTTATAAAGCTTGTGAATACGCAGCTGAAGATGCCTTGATGACACTAAAACTATTTAATAAACAATTAGAAATTTTCAAAGAAAAAGAAGATGCAGATTTACTAAAACTTGCCTTTGATTTAGAATTTGAGTTTATTTATGTTTTAGCTGATATGGAAAATAATGGAATAAAAGTTGATGTTAATTTACTACAAGAGTTAAAAGGTACAAACAATAAATATATTCAAGAACTTACAGCAAATATCTATAAAGTTGCAGGTGTTGAGTTTAATATTAACTCTCCAAAACAATTAGGAGTTGTTTTATTTGAAACATTAGGTCTTGCAACATCTAAAAAAACAAAAACTGGTTATAGCACAGATGAAGCTGTTTTAAGTGGTTTGGTAAACGAACATGACGTAATTCCTCTTTTATTAAACTATAGGGAAGCTTATAAGCTTCAATCAACTTATATTGAGCCATTGTTGGAACTTGGATTAAAAAATGCAGATAATAGAATTCATACTTCATTTTTACATACAGGAACAGCAACTGGAAGATTAAGTTCAAAAAATCCAAATTTACAAAATATTCCAGTTCGAGCAGGAAGTGGTTCAAAAATTAGAGAAGCATTTATCCCAAAAGATGGATATAAACTTGTGGGAATTGATTACTCTCAAATAGAACTAAGATTGCTAGCTCACTTTAGTGGTGATGAAGCCTTAGTTGATGCTTTTAGAAATGATTTAGATATTCACTACCAAACTGCGGTTAAAATTTTTGGACAAGAGCAAGCAAAAGAAAAAAGAGGAATTGCGAAATCTATAAATTTTGGATTATTATATGGAATGGGAAGTAAAAAACTTGGAGATACTTTAGGAATTCCTTCAAAAGAAGCAAAACTTTATATTGATTCATATTTTGAAGCATTTAAAAGTGTAAAAGATTATTTGAAATCAATAGAAGATTTTGCTCATGTAAATGGCTTCATAAAAACATTATTAAATAGAAAACGATTGTTTGATTTCGATTCAGCAAATGCAATGATTAAAGCTGCATATTTAAGAGAAGCAGTAAATACACTGTTTCAAGGAAGTGCAGCTGATTTAATTAAATTATCTATGGTTAAAATATATGAAAAATATAAAAATAATAATAATATGAGAATGCTATTACAAATTCATGATGAACTTATATTTGAAGTTAAGGACGAATTTGTGGAAGAAATAACTAAAGATTTAAAAGAAATAATGGAAAATGTGTATAAATTAAATATACCTTTAAAAGTATCTGTATCTATTGGAAATTCATGGCAAGAATTAAAGTAA
- a CDS encoding response regulator transcription factor, protein MLKTVKNIRKLYNAKLLFISSDEKINESIGNEFDDYFKELKVTSNLKDALTLACSNNYDMAIIDADTVGISFSELCSELSALAPSLPKIVVSDADNNENIVTAINSGAYTFLSKPLRAKDLKLAVIMCLNQTKRGDKIEFENGIYFDEYRDQFFKSGGILIDFTRLEKSFLKLLITKRNDITDYDIIKDVVWKGKDMSIYTMRNIVNKIRQKTYYEIIKNHSNKGYTIDILKSN, encoded by the coding sequence ATGTTAAAAACAGTAAAAAATATTAGAAAACTTTACAATGCAAAACTACTTTTTATAAGTAGTGATGAAAAAATAAATGAATCAATTGGAAATGAATTTGATGATTATTTTAAAGAATTAAAAGTTACTTCAAATTTAAAAGATGCCTTAACACTTGCGTGTTCAAATAATTATGATATGGCTATTATAGATGCAGATACAGTAGGTATCTCTTTTTCAGAACTTTGTTCAGAACTATCAGCATTAGCTCCTTCATTACCAAAAATAGTTGTTTCAGATGCTGATAATAATGAAAACATAGTTACAGCGATTAATTCAGGTGCTTATACATTTTTGTCAAAACCTTTAAGAGCAAAAGATTTAAAACTAGCTGTTATTATGTGTCTAAATCAAACAAAAAGAGGTGATAAAATAGAATTCGAAAATGGAATCTATTTTGATGAGTATAGAGATCAATTTTTTAAATCAGGTGGAATTTTAATTGATTTTACAAGATTAGAAAAATCTTTTTTAAAATTATTAATAACTAAACGAAATGATATTACAGATTATGATATAATAAAAGATGTTGTATGGAAAGGTAAAGATATGTCTATTTATACTATGCGAAATATAGTTAATAAAATTAGACAAAAAACATATTATGAAATTATCAAAAACCACTCTAACAAGGGCTATACAATAGATATTCTTAAGTCAAATTAA
- the lgt gene encoding prolipoprotein diacylglyceryl transferase: protein MEYWQNIYSHFNPIAFNLGPVAVHWYGIMYALALISAIFVAKWFIKHDKLPISNELFDSYIWWAEIGVILGARLGYILFYDTQTSYYLTHPWQIFNPYIDGVYAGISGMSYHGAFFGFIIASYLFCRKNKISFWFITDIAVLGISAAYVFGRFGNFFNQELVGRATDIPWGIYVGQVLRHPSQIYEAILEGLIVFVILVYLRKRKTFDGQLALMYGMLYSTARIIAEFFRQPDIQLGFIYSNWLTMGILQSLIVFGICIVVYLKIKK, encoded by the coding sequence ATGGAATATTGGCAAAATATATATTCACATTTTAATCCTATTGCTTTTAATTTAGGTCCAGTTGCAGTTCATTGGTATGGGATAATGTATGCGCTTGCTTTAATTAGTGCAATATTTGTAGCAAAATGGTTTATAAAACATGACAAATTACCAATATCTAATGAATTATTTGATTCATATATTTGGTGGGCAGAAATTGGAGTAATTTTAGGTGCAAGATTAGGTTATATTTTATTTTATGATACTCAGACGAGCTACTATTTAACTCACCCTTGGCAAATATTCAATCCATATATTGATGGAGTTTATGCAGGAATTTCAGGAATGAGTTATCATGGAGCATTTTTTGGTTTTATTATAGCTTCGTATCTATTTTGCAGAAAGAACAAAATCTCTTTTTGGTTTATAACAGATATTGCAGTACTTGGTATTTCAGCAGCCTATGTTTTTGGAAGATTTGGGAACTTCTTTAATCAAGAATTAGTTGGACGAGCAACAGATATTCCTTGGGGAATTTATGTAGGACAAGTATTAAGACATCCTTCTCAAATATATGAAGCAATTCTTGAGGGATTAATAGTTTTTGTAATCTTAGTTTATTTAAGAAAAAGAAAAACTTTTGATGGACAATTAGCTTTAATGTATGGAATGTTATATTCAACAGCTAGAATAATAGCAGAATTTTTCAGACAACCAGATATTCAATTAGGATTTATTTATAGTAATTGGCTTACAATGGGAATTTTACAATCATTGATAGTTTTTGGGATTTGTATAGTAGTTTATTTAAAAATAAAAAAATAA
- a CDS encoding (Fe-S)-binding protein, whose amino-acid sequence MNKFNYTAISDDCVKCGKCKPVCTIFNINQDEATSPRGFIDLLGAYERDELELDKTAKDIFESCFLCTNCVEVCPNDLPTDMIIEQVRSDIAKKFGITWYKRLFFFLLRHRRTMDFLSKLGWVFQTCALKLDDKKQSALPRFSLPIVKKGRVLPFADSRSFLNKYPANIPATNKKIEETKKNKVAIFIGCMSNYTYTNTGDSLVKILKKLDLDIMIPKKQLCCGAPAYFTGDFDTVDYLAKKNIEYFETWIDQVDAVIIPEATCSAMIKQDWEHYFHNQPEWKKRAAKLSEKIFMATKWLENSTNLKNLLANSGKKFDQLVTYHDPCHAKKMQGVWKEPRSLLSQNYVLTEMSDPNRCCGFGGVTMQTEKYSFAKAAGAPKAAMIKETKAQIVSAECSACRMQITNSLFLADVDVQFKNPIELIAEALEN is encoded by the coding sequence ATGAATAAATTTAATTACACAGCTATTTCAGATGACTGTGTAAAATGTGGAAAATGTAAACCCGTTTGTACTATTTTTAATATAAATCAAGATGAAGCAACCAGTCCTAGAGGATTTATTGATTTATTAGGAGCTTATGAAAGAGATGAGCTAGAACTTGACAAAACAGCAAAAGATATATTTGAGTCATGTTTTTTATGCACAAACTGTGTTGAAGTATGCCCTAATGATTTGCCAACAGATATGATAATTGAGCAAGTAAGAAGCGATATTGCAAAGAAATTTGGTATTACATGGTATAAAAGACTGTTTTTCTTTTTATTAAGACATAGAAGAACTATGGATTTTTTATCAAAATTAGGATGGGTATTTCAAACATGTGCTTTAAAACTTGATGATAAAAAACAATCGGCGCTTCCAAGATTCTCTCTTCCAATAGTAAAAAAAGGAAGAGTTTTACCATTTGCAGATTCAAGAAGTTTTTTAAATAAATATCCTGCAAATATTCCTGCAACTAATAAAAAAATAGAAGAAACTAAAAAGAATAAAGTTGCAATTTTCATAGGATGTATGAGTAATTATACTTACACTAACACGGGAGATTCATTAGTTAAAATTCTAAAAAAACTCGACCTTGATATTATGATTCCAAAAAAACAACTTTGTTGTGGTGCACCTGCATATTTTACAGGAGACTTTGATACAGTTGATTATCTTGCTAAAAAAAATATCGAATATTTTGAAACATGGATTGATCAAGTTGATGCTGTAATTATTCCAGAAGCAACATGTAGTGCGATGATAAAACAAGATTGGGAACATTACTTCCATAACCAACCAGAATGGAAAAAAAGAGCTGCTAAATTGTCTGAAAAAATATTTATGGCTACAAAATGGTTAGAAAATAGTACAAATTTAAAAAATTTACTTGCTAACAGTGGTAAAAAATTCGATCAATTAGTAACTTATCATGATCCATGTCATGCAAAAAAAATGCAAGGTGTTTGGAAAGAACCTAGAAGTTTATTATCTCAAAATTATGTATTAACTGAAATGAGTGATCCAAATAGATGTTGTGGATTTGGTGGAGTTACTATGCAAACAGAAAAATATAGTTTTGCAAAAGCAGCAGGTGCGCCAAAAGCTGCAATGATAAAAGAGACAAAAGCTCAAATTGTAAGTGCTGAATGTAGTGCCTGTAGAATGCAAATTACAAACTCATTATTCTTGGCAGATGTTGATGTTCAATTTAAAAATCCAATTGAGCTAATAGCTGAAGCATTGGAGAACTAA
- the rraA gene encoding ribonuclease E activity regulator RraA produces MGFFTADLCDIFSKKTEVLGPDFNSYGGSKKFKGEAITVKLDKNNRDLATLLKENNGLGKVVIVDVDMQYYAVVGDNLMKFAYENKYEGIIVNGYVRDTVTTKEFDIGLLAKGTCPRKYIPMQDAQINVPVIIDGVEINPGDYVYVDPDGIVISKEKLV; encoded by the coding sequence ATGGGATTTTTCACAGCAGATTTATGTGATATATTTAGTAAAAAAACAGAAGTTCTAGGTCCTGATTTTAACTCTTATGGGGGAAGTAAGAAGTTTAAAGGAGAGGCAATAACAGTAAAACTTGATAAAAATAATAGAGATTTAGCAACACTTTTAAAAGAGAATAATGGTCTTGGAAAAGTTGTTATTGTTGATGTTGATATGCAATATTATGCTGTTGTTGGTGATAATTTAATGAAATTCGCATATGAAAATAAATATGAAGGAATTATTGTAAATGGTTATGTAAGAGATACTGTAACTACAAAAGAGTTTGATATAGGATTACTTGCAAAAGGTACTTGTCCTAGAAAATATATTCCTATGCAAGATGCTCAAATTAATGTTCCAGTAATCATAGATGGTGTTGAAATAAACCCAGGAGATTATGTTTACGTTGATCCTGATGGAATAGTTATTAGTAAAGAGAAATTGGTTTAA
- a CDS encoding gamma-glutamylcyclotransferase, with protein MYLFGFGSLINLTSAQKSFKRVLTQDDLIPVKIKGYERVWNAIESIQFEEKKVNGVFLNIQKNENSILDGVVIEISQEELDILKLREKNYSCITIQSKDTLNKDFKSDLIAFMTTNEKKLAKVGDLNTFIPAKYIQIIKEALKNYDDDFVKGFEKSLKNYPFTLKEGSYIFTDPIQNNVAREGIKKQDESK; from the coding sequence ATGTATCTTTTTGGATTTGGTTCTTTAATAAACCTAACAAGTGCACAAAAATCTTTTAAAAGAGTTTTAACTCAAGATGATTTAATACCTGTAAAAATAAAAGGTTATGAGAGAGTTTGGAATGCAATAGAATCCATACAATTTGAAGAGAAGAAAGTAAATGGAGTTTTTTTAAATATTCAAAAAAATGAAAATTCTATTTTAGATGGAGTTGTAATTGAAATTTCCCAAGAAGAGTTAGATATTTTAAAATTAAGAGAAAAAAATTATTCTTGTATAACTATACAATCAAAAGATACTCTAAACAAAGATTTTAAAAGTGATTTAATTGCTTTTATGACTACAAATGAGAAGAAATTAGCAAAAGTAGGGGATTTAAATACTTTTATTCCCGCTAAATATATTCAAATTATAAAAGAGGCTTTAAAAAATTATGACGATGATTTTGTAAAAGGATTTGAAAAATCTTTAAAAAATTATCCTTTTACTTTAAAAGAAGGCTCATATATATTCACAGATCCTATACAAAATAATGTTGCAAGAGAAGGAATAAAAAAACAAGATGAATCAAAATAA
- a CDS encoding tetratricopeptide repeat protein has product MNQNNCFIHISKLCNTKRKTVDESCVVKKNNELHITYCENDTFEKFENDLNSLAGSSSLFYFFKKKFSTIFISIISVFVILIAFLSVSIYEDFLKKMIFESPFSWVFNDYIAFSFVFIFFLGLLVMPSLLDGEGSEFKNLISSWFNKDVRKVKKLKLSLSNFDKKTIVHLYNFDLEDSNHWLWKIYVNAVLNRFNDVHFYVRNDKVQNVAKRLKKLNILDIEIIKDEIISKKCDVEILLSSKEQKLYSLLQLCSTTILKQRDKKNFISLELFEYCGKNFIKEEQDSKNQLIFGFQNFINRSFDDFNFLAQEKSLQLYFTSNVTFKDLSEEEKRLAYYLRNHIEECVSTFENPISFLILYYYVKDIVLNQRRTIKILEKFISSMKHKEQYELVNFYWFEIAGFMFDFNDVNTFESSNNSYYRKLSIESLNDLIFLFERNGHFEQAILLTNYLYEINPNKYALNICSLYERMGQFELAYNSLPKTLEIGKNSKPTDIEVRYFQRKAAWIIISQRNEELKHEGIKSLNKLEELLFSHSEDNNPLWLWHFYNIKANLEEWNENYDEAIKYYKKSLSIPTLGAFEYGGTFINMSISYRFKYIQEVEKNTKTIDKSIKLGRLGLVLKQSVGDRDEMPIVLHNLALNILYKILYTSMDTSLCNEVLELTKEALEILDKTKSIKRLGMVLIENYIAKSLFKLKTNDTVEKLEKHIPLLGQSELTQLLNIYQEFEKINKIKKIEFLDKLI; this is encoded by the coding sequence ATGAATCAAAATAATTGCTTTATACATATTTCAAAATTATGTAATACAAAAAGAAAAACTGTTGATGAGAGTTGTGTTGTTAAGAAAAATAATGAGTTACATATAACATATTGCGAAAATGATACTTTTGAAAAGTTTGAAAATGATTTGAATTCTTTGGCAGGAAGTTCTTCTTTATTTTATTTTTTTAAGAAGAAATTTTCAACTATTTTTATCTCTATAATTTCTGTTTTTGTTATTTTAATAGCATTTTTATCAGTATCTATTTATGAAGACTTCTTGAAGAAAATGATTTTTGAATCGCCTTTTTCTTGGGTTTTTAATGATTATATAGCTTTTAGTTTCGTGTTTATATTTTTTCTTGGATTGTTAGTTATGCCCTCACTTTTAGATGGTGAGGGAAGTGAATTTAAGAATCTTATATCAAGTTGGTTTAATAAAGATGTTAGAAAAGTAAAGAAATTGAAATTAAGTTTATCTAATTTTGATAAAAAAACAATTGTTCATCTTTATAACTTTGATTTAGAAGATTCAAATCATTGGCTTTGGAAAATATATGTAAATGCAGTTTTAAATAGATTTAATGATGTTCATTTTTATGTTAGAAATGATAAAGTCCAAAACGTAGCTAAAAGATTAAAAAAGCTAAACATATTAGATATAGAAATAATTAAAGATGAAATTATTTCTAAAAAGTGTGATGTAGAAATTCTACTTTCTTCAAAAGAGCAAAAATTATATTCGTTATTACAACTTTGTTCAACTACTATATTAAAACAAAGGGATAAAAAGAATTTTATATCATTAGAACTTTTTGAATATTGTGGGAAGAATTTCATAAAAGAGGAACAAGATTCTAAAAATCAACTTATTTTTGGTTTCCAAAATTTTATAAATAGAAGTTTTGATGACTTTAATTTTTTAGCTCAAGAAAAATCTTTACAATTATATTTCACTTCAAATGTAACTTTTAAAGATTTAAGTGAAGAAGAAAAAAGGTTGGCATATTATCTTAGAAATCATATTGAAGAGTGTGTTTCTACTTTTGAAAATCCAATATCATTTTTGATTTTATATTATTATGTAAAAGATATAGTTTTAAATCAAAGAAGAACTATAAAAATTTTAGAGAAATTTATAAGTTCTATGAAACACAAAGAACAATATGAATTAGTAAATTTTTATTGGTTTGAAATTGCAGGTTTTATGTTTGATTTTAATGATGTAAATACTTTTGAAAGTTCAAATAACTCTTATTATAGAAAATTATCTATTGAATCTTTGAATGATTTAATCTTTTTATTTGAAAGAAATGGTCATTTTGAACAAGCAATTTTATTAACAAACTATTTATACGAAATAAATCCAAATAAATATGCTTTAAATATCTGTTCATTATATGAAAGAATGGGGCAATTTGAACTGGCATATAACAGTTTGCCAAAAACATTAGAAATAGGAAAAAATTCAAAACCTACTGATATTGAAGTTAGATATTTTCAAAGAAAAGCAGCTTGGATTATTATTAGCCAAAGAAATGAAGAGTTAAAACATGAGGGAATTAAATCTTTAAATAAATTAGAAGAGTTACTTTTCTCTCATAGTGAAGATAATAATCCTTTATGGTTATGGCACTTTTATAATATAAAAGCTAATTTGGAAGAGTGGAATGAAAACTATGATGAAGCAATAAAATATTATAAAAAATCCCTTTCAATCCCAACACTCGGTGCTTTTGAATATGGTGGGACTTTTATAAATATGTCTATTTCTTACAGATTTAAATATATTCAAGAAGTTGAGAAAAATACAAAAACTATTGACAAATCTATAAAATTAGGAAGATTAGGGCTTGTTTTAAAACAATCTGTTGGAGATAGAGATGAAATGCCAATCGTTTTACACAATTTAGCTTTAAATATTCTATATAAAATTCTATACACTTCAATGGATACAAGTTTATGTAATGAAGTTTTAGAACTTACCAAAGAGGCTTTAGAAATATTAGATAAAACAAAATCAATAAAAAGATTAGGGATGGTTTTAATAGAAAATTATATTGCAAAATCTTTATTTAAATTAAAAACTAATGATACTGTTGAAAAACTTGAAAAACATATACCACTTTTAGGTCAAAGTGAGTTGACTCAATTATTAAATATTTATCAAGAGTTTGAAAAAATAAATAAAATTAAAAAAATAGAATTTTTAGATAAATTAATTTAG
- the ovoA gene encoding 5-histidylcysteine sulfoxide synthase, with amino-acid sequence MNYNWKTIDLNNGTVEEKREEIKQYFLQTYELDEKLFDLLKDKKHILEQPNRLRHPLIFYFGHTATFFMNKLNISNITTKRVNNTFEALFAIGVDEMSWDDLNDANYQWPSFEETKAYRDEVKALVLELIDTIEFSIPINWNSPMWIILMGIEHENIHIETSSVLLRELDIKYLNDKELFDYNNERSQTYPQNELVFVEGGEVVLEKDHKKPEFYGWDNEFAFHKAFIKDFKASKYLVSNGEFLEFVKDAGYNKLHYFSKDGLKWLDFTQTKIPTFWIKEGDKYYLREINRVVELPLNYPVDINVYEAEAFCKYKSEKLGFEVRLPSEDEFYRLNDYVKAQNYESNIGLKYFNQTPVDKYSMGDFYDVIGNVWQWSITPMYPLDGFETHPIYDDFTTPTFDDRHALIKGGSFISLGNETLRSARYAFRKHFFQHAGFRYVKSDNEYRTKLNDNVYETDEQISQYCEFHYGEEIYGVKNFPKNSVEVLSPYLKDIKKEKALDLGCSVGRSSFELGKIFNEVLGIDFSANFISVGIKLKKYDSLTYKVATEGDLYEEKTVALKDFDLEEIKERVTFMQGDACNLKEMYTAYDLIFCSNLIDRLYYPQKFLDDIPNRVNKDGLLVILSPYTWLEAYTPKKNWLGGFVRDNKEVKTLDTLKENLKDRFELLDTIDVPFVIKETARKHQHTISQMSIWKKK; translated from the coding sequence ATGAATTATAATTGGAAAACTATAGATTTAAATAACGGAACAGTAGAAGAAAAAAGAGAAGAGATAAAACAATACTTTTTACAAACTTATGAACTAGATGAAAAACTTTTTGATTTATTAAAAGATAAAAAACACATACTAGAACAACCAAATAGATTAAGACATCCTTTGATATTTTATTTTGGACATACAGCAACATTTTTTATGAATAAACTAAATATATCAAATATTACAACTAAAAGAGTAAATAATACTTTTGAAGCTTTATTTGCAATTGGTGTAGATGAAATGAGTTGGGATGATTTAAATGATGCAAATTATCAATGGCCTAGTTTCGAAGAGACTAAAGCTTATAGAGATGAAGTAAAGGCTTTAGTATTAGAGCTTATTGATACTATTGAGTTTTCTATTCCTATTAATTGGAATTCTCCTATGTGGATTATACTTATGGGAATTGAGCATGAAAATATTCATATTGAAACATCATCTGTATTATTAAGAGAACTTGATATTAAATATTTAAATGATAAAGAACTATTTGATTACAACAATGAAAGAAGCCAAACTTATCCTCAAAATGAATTAGTTTTTGTGGAGGGTGGCGAAGTTGTTCTTGAAAAAGACCACAAAAAGCCAGAATTTTATGGTTGGGATAATGAGTTTGCTTTTCATAAGGCATTTATAAAAGATTTTAAAGCTAGTAAATATCTTGTATCAAATGGAGAGTTTTTAGAATTTGTAAAAGATGCTGGTTACAATAAATTACATTATTTTAGTAAAGATGGATTAAAGTGGTTAGACTTTACACAAACAAAAATACCAACATTTTGGATAAAAGAGGGTGATAAATACTATTTAAGAGAAATAAATAGAGTAGTAGAATTACCACTAAATTATCCTGTTGATATAAATGTTTATGAAGCTGAAGCTTTCTGTAAATATAAAAGTGAGAAATTGGGCTTTGAAGTTAGACTTCCAAGTGAAGATGAATTTTATAGACTAAATGATTATGTAAAAGCCCAAAATTATGAATCAAATATTGGATTAAAGTACTTTAATCAAACACCAGTTGACAAATATTCTATGGGTGATTTTTATGATGTTATTGGAAATGTTTGGCAATGGAGTATAACGCCAATGTATCCACTTGATGGCTTTGAAACCCATCCTATATATGATGATTTTACAACTCCTACTTTTGATGATAGACATGCACTTATAAAAGGTGGATCGTTTATAAGTTTAGGAAACGAGACTCTAAGAAGTGCAAGATATGCCTTTAGAAAACACTTTTTTCAACATGCAGGATTTAGATATGTTAAAAGTGATAATGAATATAGAACTAAACTAAATGATAATGTATATGAAACAGATGAACAAATTTCTCAATATTGTGAATTTCATTATGGTGAAGAGATTTATGGAGTTAAAAATTTTCCAAAAAATTCTGTTGAAGTTTTATCGCCGTATTTAAAAGATATTAAAAAAGAAAAAGCCTTAGATTTGGGTTGTAGTGTTGGAAGAAGTTCATTTGAATTAGGAAAAATATTCAATGAAGTATTAGGAATTGATTTTAGTGCTAATTTTATTAGTGTTGGAATAAAACTTAAAAAATATGATAGTTTAACATATAAAGTAGCAACTGAGGGTGATTTATATGAAGAAAAAACTGTTGCATTAAAAGATTTTGACCTTGAAGAAATCAAAGAAAGAGTAACTTTTATGCAAGGTGATGCTTGTAATTTAAAAGAGATGTATACAGCTTACGATTTAATTTTCTGCTCAAATTTAATTGATAGATTGTATTATCCTCAAAAGTTCTTAGATGATATCCCAAATAGAGTAAACAAAGATGGTCTTTTAGTAATATTAAGTCCATATACTTGGCTTGAAGCATATACTCCTAAAAAGAACTGGTTAGGTGGATTTGTAAGAGATAATAAAGAAGTAAAAACTTTAGATACTTTAAAAGAGAATTTAAAAGATAGATTTGAACTACTTGATACTATTGATGTTCCTTTTGTGATAAAAGAGACAGCTAGAAAACATCAACATACAATTTCACAAATGAGTATTTGGAAAAAAAAATAG